In one Cervus elaphus chromosome 9, mCerEla1.1, whole genome shotgun sequence genomic region, the following are encoded:
- the MED26 gene encoding mediator of RNA polymerase II transcription subunit 26 codes for MTAAPPSPQQIRDRLLQAIDPQSNIRNMVAVQEVISSLEKYPITKEALEETRLGKLINDVRKKTKNEELAKRAKKLLRSWQKLIEPVHQNEAALRGLAAATGSANGGAHNCRPEAGAAGPPKSVHDLKYRNDMPRLCGQRLDRLGSRKRRGDQRDLGHPGPPPKVSKASHDSLVPNSSPLPTNGISGSPESFPSPLDSSGHVGPEGNRLEHGENDKHSGKIPVNAVRPHTSSPGLGKPPGPCLQTKAVLLQQLDRVDETPGPPHPKGPPRCSLGSRNSRHEGSFARQRSPYTYKGSLPSPSPRPQSLDATQVPSPLPLAQPSTPPVRRLELLPSAESPVRWLEQPEGHQRLSGSGCKAGLPPAEPLLPRAGFSPDSSKADSDAASSGGSDSKKKKRYRPRDYTVNLDGQVAEAGVKPVRLKERKLTFDPMTRQIKPLTQKEPVRADSPVHTEQPRTELDKPEAKASLQSPFEQTNWKELSRNEIIQSYLSRQSSLLSSSGAQTPGAHHFMSEYLKQEESTRRGARKPHVLVPHGPPTDFPGLSREVTQDDLDRIQAHQWPGVNGCQDTQGNWYDWTQCISLDPHGDDGRLNILPYVCLD; via the exons ATCCGGAACATGGTGGCGGTGCAGGAAGTCATCTCCAGCCTGGAGAAATACCCCATTACCAAAGAGGCACTGGAG GAAACCCGCCTTGGGAAGCTCATCAACGACGTCCGCAAGAAGACGAAGAACGAGGAGCTCGCCAAGCGGGCTAAGAAGCTGCTGCGGAGCTGGCAGAAGCTCATCGAGCCCGTGCACCAGAATGAGGCTGCGCTGCGGGGGCTGGCGGCTGCCACCGGCTCGGCCAACGGCGGTGCCCATAACTGCCGGCCAGAGGCAGGGGCGGCAGGCCCGCCCAAAAGCGTCCACGACCTGAAGTACCGCAATGACATGCCGAGGCTGTGCGGGCAGCGGCTGGACAGGTTGGGCAGCCGCAAGCGCCGGGGAGACCAGCGTGACCTCGGTCACCCGGGGCCACCTCCCAAGGTCTCCAAGGCAAGCCACGACTCCCTGGTACCCAACtcgtcccctctccccaccaatgGGATCAGCGGGAGCCCCGAGAGCTTCCCCAGCCCCCTGGACAGCAGTGGGCACGTGGGCCCTGAGGGCAACCGCCTGGAGCACGGCGAGAACGACAAGCACAGCGGCAAGATCCCCGTCAATGCCGTGAGGCCGCACACCAGCTCCCCGGGCCTGGGCAAGCCCCCCGGGCCCTGCTTGCAGACGAAGGCTGTGCTGCTGCAGCAGTTGGACAGGGTGGACGAGACTCcagggcccccccaccccaaggggCCACCTCGCTGCTCTCTCGGTTCCCGGAACTCACGGCACGAGGGCTCCTTTGCCCGGCAGCGGAGCCCATACACGTACAAGGGCTCCCTGCCCAGCCCATCACCTCGGCCCCAGTCGCTGGATGCCACCCAGGTGCCATCACCGCTTCCGCTGGCCCAGCCATCCACGCCCCCCGTGCGGCGACTCGAGCTGCTGCCCAGCGCAGAGAGCCCTGTGCGCTGGCTAGAGCAGCCAGAGGGCCACCAGCGGCTCTCAGGGTCAGGCTGCAAGGCGGGGCTGCCGCCGGCCGAGCCCCTCCTGCCCCGGGCAGGCTTCTCCCCAGACTCCTCCAAGGCGGACAGCGATGCTGCCTCCTCCGGTGGGTCGGACAGCAAAAAGAAGAAGAGGTACCGGCCTCGTGACTACACGGTTAACTTGGACGGGCAGGTGGCTGAGGCTGGTGTCAAGCCTGTCCGGTTAAAAGAGCGGAAGCTCACTTTTGACCCCATGACGAGACAGATCAAACCTCTGACCCAGAAAGAGCCAGTGCGGGCCGACAGCCCTGTGCACACGGAGCAGCCCAGGACAGAGCTGGACAAGCCCGAGGCCAAGGCCAGCCTCCAGAGCCCTTTTGAGCAGACGAACTGGAAGGAACTGTCGCGCAATGAGATCATCCAGTCCTACCTGAGCCGGCAGAGCAGCCTGCTCTCGTCGTCAGGCGCACAGACCCCGGGCGCTCACCACTTCATGTCCGAGTACCTGAAACAGGAGGAGAGCACTCGGCGCGGGGCCCGGAAGCCGCACGTGCTGGTGCCTCATGGCCCGCCCACGGACTTCCCCGGGCTGAGCCGCGAGGTCACCCAGGACGATCTGGACAGAATCCAGGCCCACCAGTGGCCAGGGGTGAACGGGTGTCAGGACACACAGGGTAACTGGTATGACTGGACGCAGTGCATATCGCTCGACCCGCACGGCGACGACGGGCGGTTGAACATTCTGCCTTATGTCTGCTTGGACTGA